A portion of the Sphingobacterium spiritivorum genome contains these proteins:
- the thiD gene encoding bifunctional hydroxymethylpyrimidine kinase/phosphomethylpyrimidine kinase encodes MNTRYNYIPVLSIAGFDGSGGAGIQADMKTFSALGCYATSVLTALPVQNTQGVRSIYPIPTAAVQEQIHTILDDIFPKAIKIGMVHTSELVHIITDTLGHYPSVPVVFDPVMVATSGHKLIEESTIRTLVEQLFPITTVLTPNMDEAAILAEMDVKTLDDMYIAGEKILKLGCQSVLLKGGHLQTSMLTSLFFDQSGSVQTFEFEKFETNNTHGSGCTLSSAIASYLARGESLSEAVRLGQDYVHQAILNGKDVQIGKGNGPLNHFFNPQKLIKHELV; translated from the coding sequence ATGAATACCAGATACAATTATATCCCCGTACTCAGTATTGCCGGATTTGATGGAAGTGGCGGTGCAGGCATACAAGCCGATATGAAGACTTTTTCAGCGCTCGGATGTTATGCCACCTCTGTCCTGACTGCACTACCGGTACAAAATACACAGGGAGTACGCAGCATTTATCCCATTCCTACCGCTGCCGTACAGGAACAGATACACACTATCCTGGATGATATCTTTCCAAAAGCCATAAAAATAGGAATGGTTCACACCTCTGAACTGGTTCACATTATAACAGACACTTTAGGCCACTATCCTTCTGTACCTGTCGTTTTTGATCCGGTCATGGTCGCTACAAGCGGACACAAGCTGATAGAAGAAAGCACTATCCGTACGCTTGTCGAACAACTCTTCCCAATCACAACAGTACTTACACCCAATATGGATGAAGCGGCTATATTAGCCGAAATGGACGTAAAAACGCTGGATGACATGTATATAGCCGGTGAAAAAATACTAAAACTTGGCTGTCAGTCGGTATTACTAAAAGGTGGTCATCTGCAAACTTCCATGCTCACCTCTCTTTTCTTCGATCAATCGGGATCAGTACAAACATTCGAATTTGAAAAATTCGAAACAAATAATACACATGGTTCGGGCTGCACCCTGTCTTCAGCTATCGCAAGTTATCTGGCCCGGGGAGAAAGCCTGTCTGAAGCTGTCAGACTCGGACAGGACTATGTCCACCAGGCAATTCTGAACGGTAAAGACGTACAGATCGGAAAAGGTAACGGCCCACTTAATCATTTTTTCAACCCTCAAAAGCTTATCAAACATGAACTGGTCTGA
- the tenA gene encoding thiaminase II, with the protein MNWSEQAWKTIQPVYTNILQMPFITELRNGTLAVEKFQFYMAQDSAYLEHFGRALSLIGARADHIQDALAFMRFGANAIIVENALHESYFKDFGVTERGQIQPACHHYIHFLKSTAALDAVEVGIAALLPCFWIYKQVGDYIYTHQRQENNPYQKWIDTYAGEEFGEEVRKAIAICDRVATSATTDIRLKMTEAFVTASRLEFEFWEAAYQLRKW; encoded by the coding sequence ATGAACTGGTCTGAACAAGCCTGGAAAACAATCCAGCCGGTCTATACGAATATATTGCAGATGCCTTTTATTACTGAATTAAGGAATGGCACCTTAGCTGTTGAAAAGTTTCAGTTCTATATGGCACAGGATTCCGCTTATCTGGAACATTTCGGAAGAGCATTATCTCTTATCGGAGCACGTGCAGATCACATACAGGATGCTCTGGCATTTATGCGCTTCGGAGCCAATGCAATTATTGTTGAAAATGCCCTGCATGAGTCTTATTTTAAAGATTTTGGTGTTACGGAGCGCGGACAGATCCAGCCGGCATGTCATCACTACATTCACTTTTTGAAAAGCACCGCAGCATTGGATGCAGTCGAAGTAGGAATTGCCGCCTTACTTCCCTGTTTCTGGATTTACAAACAGGTAGGCGATTATATCTATACACATCAGCGACAGGAAAATAATCCTTATCAGAAATGGATAGACACCTATGCAGGTGAAGAATTCGGAGAAGAGGTCCGAAAAGCAATCGCTATATGTGACAGAGTAGCCACATCAGCAACTACAGACATCCGTCTAAAAATGACAGAGGCCTTTGTCACAGCTTCCCGACTGGAATTTGAGTTTTGGGAGGCAGCTTATCAGTTAAGAAAATGGTAA
- a CDS encoding cytochrome-c peroxidase gives MSLIIGFVVLLSFKGFESQHEQIGVDSLRSLYQRPVGEWPRPVIDSGVKWEEFKSLPNFDTGYFAMMERPEVILGKNLFFDPILSGSNQISCSSCHNPQTSWADKVQVPVGHDHLSGNRNTPSLLNAHSRKTFFWDGRAATLEEQVLGPIQAHNEMAMDASQLPAKLQQYKAYRELFQKAFGTDVITFNMITQSLAAFQNTISSRRSRFDRFLDGEYKYLSDQEISGLHLFRTKARCMNCHNGQYFTDEDFHNIGLTYYKRKYEDLGRYHVTHNPDDVGKFRTPSLRDVMSTNPWMHNGLFWDITGLLNMYNSGMQMNSATAEQKAKDPMYPVTDPLMKPLKLTKEEIQDVAAFLNAITATDYKMRRPDKLPRD, from the coding sequence TTGAGCTTAATAATTGGTTTTGTAGTGTTGCTTTCTTTTAAAGGATTTGAGTCACAACACGAACAAATAGGAGTGGATTCTTTACGGTCTTTATATCAGCGTCCGGTTGGAGAATGGCCGAGACCTGTTATAGATTCGGGGGTGAAATGGGAAGAATTCAAATCTCTGCCTAACTTTGATACCGGATATTTTGCTATGATGGAACGCCCGGAAGTGATTCTGGGTAAAAATCTTTTTTTCGATCCCATATTGTCCGGCTCAAATCAGATCTCATGTAGTTCCTGTCACAATCCGCAGACCTCATGGGCAGATAAAGTACAGGTGCCTGTAGGACATGATCATCTGAGTGGCAACCGTAATACACCTTCTCTTCTGAATGCACATTCCCGTAAGACCTTTTTCTGGGACGGACGAGCCGCTACATTAGAAGAGCAGGTACTGGGGCCGATCCAGGCACATAATGAAATGGCAATGGATGCTTCTCAGCTTCCGGCCAAACTGCAGCAGTATAAAGCTTACCGTGAACTGTTTCAAAAGGCTTTCGGAACAGATGTTATTACTTTCAATATGATTACCCAGTCTCTGGCAGCATTTCAGAATACTATATCCAGCCGGAGAAGCCGGTTTGACCGGTTTTTAGATGGCGAATATAAGTATCTTTCGGATCAGGAAATCAGTGGTCTGCATCTTTTCCGAACCAAAGCGCGTTGTATGAATTGCCATAACGGGCAGTATTTTACAGATGAGGATTTTCATAATATCGGTTTGACTTATTACAAACGCAAGTATGAAGATCTGGGACGTTATCATGTAACACATAATCCGGATGATGTAGGTAAATTTCGTACACCATCGTTGCGGGATGTAATGAGTACAAACCCCTGGATGCACAATGGATTATTTTGGGATATCACAGGATTGCTGAATATGTATAATAGTGGTATGCAGATGAATAGTGCTACTGCCGAGCAGAAGGCCAAAGATCCGATGTACCCGGTGACTGATCCGCTGATGAAACCTTTAAAACTGACGAAAGAAGAGATACAGGACGTAGCGGCATTCCTCAATGCAATTACCGCTACAGACTATAAAATGCGCAGACCGGATAAATTACCCAGAGATTAG
- a CDS encoding TonB-dependent receptor, which produces MFRFLPIYLFFVLEVTSIIGTPNKLYAQQKTIKGTLTDEQSKPLAFANIQILEIGLDTRSDEKGSYSIQLNGAIPSSYTIRFSFLGKKTIEREYNFNNMSTIPPVTLYNNSLALEEVSVQATKGSQSNSSLLIDRDMIERYPSLSLNDLLNLLPNRKVSAPSVQEMQNITLRGAFEETSGRFRNVHGMSNAFGVAIIMDDIAMSNNANMQSRNPGIFGLSGSNLAVSQSEYNLTGNRAATANSYSGESSFGGIDLRQIPTENIERIEVISGVAPVRYGDISDGAIIIERQAGKTPAFVRLQSRNNATSYGFSKGFSLSPALGDLNVDMGYVNSFADNRDKIKQYRRINGTVIWTTRFGNKKQWKHTLQGTYNKVLDGVAKDEDDTQSTIVKYGNWNFNASSRTSYQINNSFFKRFGLNLGVSTAHQQSYKEYYYNDAFVLYTDTLQTGIVEGNYDKGQYTAVDHVDGRPLNLTGRLETNAVWKIGNLTHNINFGVNADYSINNGKGRLADPSRPNKGLSLNTERYYDFSLLTPVKNLGLYLEDQFKASVFGNPLAVSAGVRWDTQNGHQSFSPRTNISYRPSKELQLGLAYGLSFKAPSLAHLYPGPVFTEYLLLNAYNGKQAESTSRIYVHRYDPPSEQLKAQYSQTLEGSAMWNKHNHSVRVNAFLKQNRNGINTISNRERLMLPVYEATPVTGSKPLVEVVGEKAYMLNKRTLQNSLSTDNYGFEVLYSSPKIEALYTSVNIAGGLTKATSKSNAKYEESFNTSGSDPKDVTLGIFNPLKNNSYLSNARVGTTTHFPKLRLIIQIMADFQLLNYSSLTDIQYYPIAYYTRDLTYYEVTKYDPQNPAHLYLYEQRVKKMKDYNSENDGIFCNFNLSMAKEINKNLRLSFNVYNFLDYQPRYYIVQNTTVKTPNSSPNYGAQITYKF; this is translated from the coding sequence ATGTTTCGTTTTCTGCCTATATATTTATTCTTTGTGCTTGAGGTCACCTCCATTATAGGAACACCAAATAAATTGTACGCACAACAAAAGACAATAAAAGGTACTCTTACAGATGAACAATCCAAACCACTCGCTTTTGCCAATATACAGATTTTAGAAATTGGATTGGATACACGTTCTGATGAGAAAGGATCATACAGTATACAGTTAAACGGAGCAATCCCTTCCAGTTATACCATCCGGTTTTCATTCTTAGGAAAGAAGACCATTGAACGGGAGTATAACTTCAATAACATGAGTACAATTCCTCCAGTTACTCTATATAACAATAGTCTGGCTTTAGAGGAAGTATCTGTGCAAGCTACTAAAGGATCTCAGAGTAATTCCTCTCTCCTCATTGACAGAGATATGATTGAGCGGTATCCATCGTTGAGTCTGAACGATCTGCTCAACTTGCTCCCTAATAGAAAAGTCTCTGCCCCATCTGTTCAGGAGATGCAGAACATAACTTTAAGAGGAGCATTTGAAGAGACTTCAGGCCGATTTAGAAATGTGCACGGGATGAGCAATGCTTTCGGTGTCGCCATTATTATGGATGATATTGCGATGAGTAACAATGCAAATATGCAAAGTAGGAATCCAGGTATTTTTGGATTGAGCGGTTCTAACCTCGCGGTATCGCAATCTGAATACAACCTGACCGGAAATCGGGCTGCTACGGCAAACAGCTACAGTGGAGAGAGCAGTTTTGGAGGAATAGATTTAAGGCAAATTCCGACAGAGAATATCGAACGTATAGAAGTTATCTCCGGTGTAGCTCCGGTACGCTATGGAGATATATCTGATGGAGCAATTATTATTGAGAGACAAGCGGGTAAAACTCCAGCGTTTGTTCGTCTTCAAAGCAGAAATAATGCGACCTCATATGGTTTTTCCAAAGGATTCAGTCTGAGTCCTGCTTTAGGTGATCTAAATGTAGACATGGGATATGTCAATTCCTTTGCAGACAACCGCGATAAGATCAAACAGTATCGCAGAATTAACGGTACTGTAATCTGGACAACCAGATTCGGGAATAAAAAACAGTGGAAACATACTCTGCAGGGTACATACAACAAAGTGCTGGATGGAGTAGCCAAAGATGAAGATGATACACAATCTACTATAGTAAAATATGGCAACTGGAACTTTAATGCATCAAGCAGGACCAGTTATCAGATTAATAACAGTTTTTTCAAACGTTTTGGATTAAATTTAGGCGTTAGCACAGCTCATCAGCAATCTTATAAAGAGTATTATTATAATGACGCTTTTGTCCTTTATACAGACACGTTACAAACTGGAATCGTAGAAGGAAATTACGATAAAGGTCAATATACTGCCGTTGATCATGTGGATGGAAGGCCCTTAAATCTAACCGGTAGATTAGAAACCAATGCCGTTTGGAAGATTGGAAACTTAACACACAACATCAATTTTGGTGTCAATGCGGATTATTCTATAAATAATGGAAAAGGAAGACTGGCTGATCCCAGCAGACCCAATAAAGGCCTAAGCCTTAATACAGAAAGGTATTACGACTTTTCTCTCCTTACGCCTGTAAAGAATTTAGGACTATATCTTGAAGATCAGTTCAAAGCATCCGTTTTTGGCAATCCGCTTGCTGTATCAGCCGGAGTAAGATGGGATACACAAAATGGTCACCAATCCTTTTCACCACGCACAAATATCAGTTACAGACCCAGCAAAGAACTACAGCTTGGCCTTGCTTATGGATTATCCTTTAAAGCACCGAGTCTCGCCCATCTCTATCCGGGACCGGTATTTACCGAATACCTGTTATTGAATGCATACAACGGAAAACAAGCTGAAAGTACATCAAGAATATATGTCCACCGGTATGATCCGCCAAGTGAACAATTAAAAGCTCAGTATTCGCAAACATTAGAAGGCTCAGCAATGTGGAATAAACACAACCACTCCGTTCGTGTAAATGCCTTTTTGAAGCAAAACAGAAATGGAATTAATACCATATCTAACCGTGAAAGATTAATGTTACCGGTCTATGAAGCAACTCCTGTCACAGGAAGCAAGCCATTAGTGGAAGTCGTTGGAGAAAAAGCCTATATGCTTAATAAAAGAACACTTCAAAATTCGCTAAGTACAGATAATTACGGGTTTGAAGTACTATACAGTTCTCCAAAGATTGAAGCACTCTACACATCTGTAAATATTGCAGGAGGTCTGACTAAAGCGACCTCAAAGAGTAATGCGAAATATGAAGAGAGTTTCAATACTTCAGGTTCTGATCCAAAGGATGTAACCCTCGGAATTTTTAATCCGCTTAAAAATAACAGCTACCTCAGCAACGCTCGTGTCGGCACAACAACACATTTTCCAAAACTACGTCTCATTATACAAATAATGGCTGACTTTCAACTCCTTAATTATTCCTCACTTACAGACATCCAATACTATCCGATAGCATACTACACCAGGGATCTAACCTACTATGAGGTTACAAAATATGACCCTCAAAACCCTGCACATCTCTATTTGTATGAACAAAGAGTAAAAAAAATGAAAGATTACAATAGTGAAAACGATGGTATCTTCTGCAATTTCAATCTTAGTATGGCTAAAGAAATCAATAAAAACTTACGTCTGTCTTTTAATGTATACAACTTCTTAGATTATCAGCCCAGATATTATATAGTTCAAAACACTACCGTGAAAACACCTAATTCTTCACCTAATTATGGCGCACAGATTACCTATAAATTTTAA
- a CDS encoding DUF4876 domain-containing protein: MKKILYLFILLLPFAACKKETPDVATIDVDLKINYSNTDFQKTFPLKNIQITLRNLSTNVVTKYVANGGTFQIAGLAPGSYDIDASVTIPRQEYTTLAGEDPGTDITFNASNKRVSLIDATSLEFNLIAGQTGSFVIKQIYYAGSDNKEGALYRDQFIEIYNNTDQVLYADSLYFGRLYGRQSTRTATTHIQANGQHDWSKSLNMTVGNAANTDYVYGRDLFMVPGTGKNYPVQPGQSIIIAQNALNHKIPFIGADGKEVPIKKPELTVDLSGANFEVYYGKLPSINPLPSDIDNPSVPNVDIIDYEARDWILDSPGRDSYFIFKGQTRQAVEALKSYYEPTLSAPSASAKTYRQIPSAWLMDAVEVQPNLPDSRIPKKLLPAFDSGYTFATDGSYSSQSVIRKTATTVSGRRVLKDTNNSTEDFTVIKANPRGFAD; this comes from the coding sequence ATGAAAAAAATACTTTACCTTTTCATCCTACTACTCCCGTTTGCGGCATGTAAAAAGGAAACTCCGGATGTTGCAACAATAGATGTTGATTTAAAGATCAATTACTCCAATACTGATTTTCAAAAAACCTTTCCTTTGAAAAATATTCAGATAACATTAAGAAATCTGTCTACAAATGTTGTCACAAAATATGTTGCAAACGGAGGTACTTTTCAGATTGCCGGATTAGCACCGGGATCATATGACATAGATGCATCTGTAACTATTCCCAGACAAGAATACACTACTCTTGCCGGAGAAGATCCCGGAACAGACATTACATTTAATGCATCCAATAAAAGAGTATCTCTGATTGACGCTACATCACTTGAATTTAATTTGATTGCCGGGCAGACAGGCTCATTTGTAATCAAACAAATCTACTATGCAGGATCAGATAACAAGGAAGGAGCGCTGTACAGAGATCAGTTTATAGAAATATACAACAATACAGATCAGGTTCTTTATGCTGACAGTCTTTATTTCGGTCGTTTGTATGGAAGACAGAGTACCAGAACGGCTACGACTCATATACAGGCCAATGGTCAGCATGACTGGAGTAAATCTCTTAACATGACTGTAGGAAATGCTGCTAATACAGATTATGTATATGGTCGTGATTTATTTATGGTTCCGGGAACAGGGAAAAATTATCCGGTACAGCCTGGTCAAAGCATTATTATTGCGCAAAACGCACTGAACCATAAAATTCCTTTTATAGGAGCAGATGGTAAAGAAGTTCCGATTAAAAAACCTGAATTAACAGTTGACCTGAGCGGTGCAAATTTTGAAGTATATTATGGTAAACTACCGAGTATAAACCCTTTACCATCCGATATTGACAATCCTTCCGTACCTAATGTTGATATTATCGACTATGAAGCGCGTGACTGGATCCTGGACAGTCCGGGAAGAGATTCTTATTTTATATTTAAAGGACAAACACGCCAGGCAGTAGAAGCACTGAAAAGCTACTATGAACCGACTTTATCAGCTCCGTCAGCAAGTGCAAAAACATACAGACAGATCCCATCAGCATGGTTAATGGATGCTGTAGAAGTTCAACCTAATCTACCAGATAGCCGTATACCTAAAAAATTACTTCCTGCATTTGATTCAGGATATACATTCGCAACAGACGGCTCTTATTCTTCACAATCTGTTATCCGCAAAACAGCGACTACTGTCTCAGGCCGGAGAGTATTGAAAGATACAAATAACTCAACAGAAGATTTTACAGTAATAAAAGCAAACCCAAGAGGATTTGCAGACTAA
- a CDS encoding DUF6850 family outer membrane beta-barrel protein produces the protein MKAYIKYFYLGLIVFLPSHRIVAQQYPVIDSISNISYSTHSVYMRSYQMAAQNSVWMSKEVKNNFNQILIAGNYNTGDFIASQDATRLRKLQVQTEGKTEWRGTQLWGKFAYSKQMEDSTRLRHQTRWNEDAPVYYGSLKNNYYERDTYKLDAGIQHVFFNNRIPVTLDLDYRVGNNFSNNDPRGDVKDHNFNTALSVGYQTEKWIYHLRGLYGYGRERVNVAFKNSKYTENTSDPLYVNWFMNGYGNAIERIKDINYNNDLKRHGISVHVRHQLNREQRLYVNLATIQEEQFFKQYNISVLTYIPMNKYKRDSYTASALWILEKDLNHQTAVGLEGGIIDGRDFNYDLMKNNYLYRQEYVKADATQVWRSYQFNGIIGYQSEDKKEGLTGNHISISTMTAGLGTKKTFNLTRLTDLIGSLRIRHRLPIAQELLLPVTNSGVFAKTLIYHDYLYNASSSTEVGTSWGFNINKIKSSAWRFSFDIDYEMRNKLPTYSFDPLSVPGKNRTRLGAQIAYLF, from the coding sequence ATGAAAGCATACATAAAGTATTTCTATTTAGGCCTGATAGTTTTTCTTCCATCTCACAGAATTGTGGCTCAGCAATATCCTGTTATTGACAGTATATCCAACATTAGCTATTCCACACATTCGGTATATATGAGAAGTTATCAGATGGCTGCCCAAAACAGTGTATGGATGTCAAAAGAAGTAAAGAATAACTTTAATCAGATCCTGATTGCCGGCAACTATAATACCGGGGATTTTATTGCTTCACAGGATGCAACCAGGCTCAGAAAACTGCAAGTACAAACTGAAGGAAAAACAGAATGGAGAGGAACTCAGCTTTGGGGTAAATTTGCCTATTCCAAACAAATGGAAGACAGCACAAGATTAAGACATCAGACAAGGTGGAATGAGGACGCTCCTGTTTATTATGGTTCTTTAAAAAACAATTATTATGAGCGGGATACCTACAAGTTAGATGCAGGAATTCAGCATGTTTTTTTCAACAACCGTATTCCTGTGACATTAGATCTCGATTACCGGGTAGGAAATAATTTTTCAAACAATGATCCCAGAGGAGATGTCAAAGATCACAATTTCAATACCGCACTATCAGTAGGTTATCAAACTGAAAAATGGATCTACCATTTAAGAGGCTTGTACGGATATGGAAGAGAACGTGTAAATGTTGCATTTAAAAACAGTAAATACACTGAAAATACATCAGATCCGCTATACGTAAATTGGTTTATGAATGGATATGGAAATGCTATTGAACGTATTAAAGATATCAATTACAATAATGACCTCAAAAGACATGGTATCAGTGTCCATGTACGTCATCAGTTAAACAGAGAGCAGCGTCTTTATGTTAATCTTGCAACTATTCAGGAAGAACAATTTTTTAAACAATACAATATTTCAGTATTGACCTATATCCCAATGAATAAATATAAAAGGGATAGTTATACTGCTTCTGCATTGTGGATATTAGAAAAAGACCTGAATCATCAGACAGCTGTGGGATTAGAAGGAGGAATTATTGACGGGCGGGATTTTAACTACGATCTGATGAAGAATAATTATCTGTATCGTCAGGAATACGTAAAAGCAGATGCTACACAAGTATGGAGAAGCTATCAGTTCAATGGAATAATAGGCTATCAGTCTGAAGATAAAAAAGAAGGATTAACAGGTAATCACATCTCGATTTCCACAATGACTGCAGGATTGGGAACTAAAAAAACATTTAACTTAACGAGACTAACAGATTTAATTGGATCTCTGCGTATAAGACATAGGCTACCGATAGCGCAGGAATTACTTCTACCTGTCACCAATTCGGGTGTATTTGCCAAAACGTTAATATACCATGACTATCTGTACAATGCCTCCTCTTCAACTGAAGTTGGCACTTCATGGGGATTTAATATTAACAAAATTAAAAGTTCGGCATGGCGCTTCTCTTTTGATATTGACTACGAGATGAGAAATAAGTTACCAACTTATTCCTTTGATCCTCTTTCTGTACCTGGAAAAAACAGAACAAGGCTAGGTGCACAAATTGCTTATTTATTCTGA
- a CDS encoding M1 family metallopeptidase: MKKLLSVLCFMLALSAFAQELYIPRNIKLAYERGTRSLSGAPGPAYWQNKGVYDVQVKVDANTKMVSGMETIVYTNNSPDTLRQVAIRFDNNVHKPNSPRAAYAETDFLTSGLKIHSFAMNGNQYEVDAQDWGTVTLGAFEDAILPNGKATFTISWEYPLSVQSDREGQIDPETFYVAYSYPRIAVYDDYNGWDMLAHNGRQEFYNDFNDYTFTIAAPKNYVVWATGTFLNPEEVLMPEFLKRFKQSLNSDTRMHIANEQEMKSGNVTQPKEWNIWKFKADKVTDFCFAMSNHYVWDASSVQLPSKRVSVQAAYKAGTKDFEQYVGWEQYCIDWFSKHWPGVEYPYTTMTAVQGFADMEYPMMINDSSVPDNLLDARQTVDHEIAHTYFPFYMGTNEARYAFMDEGWATAFEYLIGLDENGEATTKKMFQDFRVKGWISDPSAEQDQPLISMSSQLSGTGYGNNSYIKSALSYLALKDYLGDALFKKALHHYMNNWNGKHPIPWDYFYSMNTGSGKNLNWFWQNWFFSNNYIDLKINNVKPVSGNIEVSVDNIGGFAVPFDVHITFADGKSTTTHYTPQVWEKDAKQTTLRIPVKQTVKKVELDGGIFMDYTPKDNVKAL; encoded by the coding sequence ATGAAAAAATTACTGAGTGTTTTATGTTTTATGTTGGCTTTGTCGGCATTTGCGCAGGAATTATATATTCCCCGAAATATTAAACTGGCTTATGAGCGTGGTACACGCAGTCTGTCCGGAGCTCCCGGACCGGCATACTGGCAAAATAAGGGTGTATATGATGTGCAGGTGAAAGTAGATGCGAATACAAAGATGGTCAGTGGTATGGAGACTATCGTATATACCAATAACAGTCCGGATACATTGAGACAGGTGGCGATTCGATTTGATAATAATGTGCACAAACCTAATTCCCCACGAGCCGCTTATGCTGAAACTGATTTTCTGACTTCGGGATTGAAAATTCATTCTTTTGCTATGAATGGCAATCAATATGAGGTAGATGCTCAGGATTGGGGGACTGTAACTTTGGGTGCTTTTGAAGATGCTATCTTGCCTAACGGAAAAGCGACGTTTACGATTTCATGGGAATATCCTTTATCTGTACAGAGTGACAGGGAAGGGCAGATTGATCCGGAGACATTTTATGTGGCTTATTCATATCCGAGAATTGCAGTGTATGACGATTATAACGGATGGGATATGCTCGCGCATAATGGAAGGCAGGAGTTTTACAATGACTTTAATGATTATACGTTTACTATTGCTGCACCCAAAAATTATGTAGTATGGGCGACCGGTACATTTCTGAATCCGGAAGAGGTACTGATGCCTGAATTTTTAAAGCGATTCAAACAGTCATTAAACAGTGATACACGTATGCATATCGCGAATGAACAGGAAATGAAATCGGGAAATGTTACCCAACCTAAAGAATGGAACATATGGAAATTTAAGGCTGATAAGGTTACGGATTTTTGTTTTGCAATGAGCAACCATTACGTCTGGGATGCTTCAAGTGTACAGCTGCCCTCTAAGCGGGTAAGTGTACAGGCGGCTTATAAAGCGGGAACGAAAGATTTTGAGCAGTATGTGGGTTGGGAGCAGTATTGTATTGACTGGTTTTCCAAACACTGGCCGGGGGTAGAGTACCCGTATACGACGATGACCGCTGTACAAGGGTTTGCGGATATGGAATATCCCATGATGATAAATGATTCGAGTGTACCGGATAATCTGCTGGATGCGCGTCAGACGGTGGATCATGAGATTGCGCACACCTATTTTCCGTTTTATATGGGTACTAATGAAGCCCGCTATGCTTTTATGGATGAGGGCTGGGCTACAGCTTTTGAATACCTGATCGGACTTGACGAGAACGGTGAAGCTACTACGAAAAAAATGTTTCAGGATTTCAGGGTTAAAGGATGGATCTCGGATCCTTCTGCTGAGCAGGATCAACCATTGATCTCCATGAGCTCTCAGCTAAGCGGTACCGGATATGGAAATAACTCTTATATCAAATCAGCGCTTTCTTATCTTGCACTTAAAGATTATCTGGGAGATGCTTTATTTAAAAAAGCATTACATCATTATATGAATAACTGGAATGGTAAGCATCCGATTCCCTGGGATTACTTCTACTCTATGAATACCGGATCAGGGAAAAACCTGAACTGGTTTTGGCAAAACTGGTTTTTCAGCAATAATTATATTGATCTGAAAATTAACAACGTGAAGCCTGTTTCCGGCAATATAGAAGTATCAGTAGACAATATCGGAGGATTCGCAGTTCCGTTTGATGTACATATTACTTTTGCCGATGGTAAATCTACCACAACACATTATACTCCTCAGGTGTGGGAGAAAGATGCAAAACAAACAACTCTGCGTATTCCTGTCAAACAAACGGTGAAGAAAGTGGAACTGGATGGTGGTATTTTTATGGATTATACTCCTAAAGATAATGTAAAAGCACTTTAA
- a CDS encoding SH3 domain-containing protein has translation MALQDKYRALLDTAQASGINDLQFAEQDGVLRIAGTAPTAEVKNKLWDIYGQIDPNFLTGDVVMNVDVATEVPGSEVRVITENSNLNIRKGPGTDQPIVGKAAKGEIITLISKANDQWWLVRTKDNEEGYCYAQYLESV, from the coding sequence ATGGCATTACAGGATAAATACAGAGCATTATTAGATACTGCTCAGGCATCAGGAATAAATGATTTGCAATTCGCTGAACAGGATGGTGTACTTCGTATAGCTGGAACAGCTCCGACAGCGGAAGTGAAAAATAAACTTTGGGATATCTACGGGCAGATTGACCCTAATTTTCTGACCGGCGATGTGGTCATGAATGTAGATGTCGCTACGGAAGTACCGGGGAGCGAAGTGCGTGTAATTACGGAAAACAGTAATCTGAATATTCGTAAAGGCCCGGGAACAGATCAGCCTATTGTAGGTAAGGCGGCAAAAGGGGAAATTATCACGCTGATCAGCAAAGCAAACGATCAGTGGTGGCTTGTACGTACAAAAGATAATGAGGAAGGGTATTGCTATGCGCAGTATCTGGAATCTGTATAA